The following are encoded in a window of Microcaecilia unicolor unplaced genomic scaffold, aMicUni1.1, whole genome shotgun sequence genomic DNA:
- the LOC115458967 gene encoding coiled-coil domain-containing protein 126-like: protein MLLTFSRKTMSQKLSCMLLIFGFIWGLMLLRYTFQHPRHQSSAELRVQILDLSKKYVKALAEENKSIVNGGNGGSMTGYADLKRTIAVLLDDILQRLVKLESKVDDFVGNGLSANTTNGTSGNLVPMIASKRTSTTGTVR from the exons ATGCTTTTAACATTTTCAAGGAAAACTATGTCCCAAAAGCTGAGCTGCATGTTACTTATATTTGGATTTATCTGGGGCTTAATGTTGTTACGTTACACTTTTCAGCATCCAAGACATCAGAGCAGTGCTGAATTACGTGTACAGATACTGGACTTGAGCAAAAAATATGTGAAAGCACTGGCAGAGGAGAATAAGAGCATAGTCAATGGTGGGAATGGAGGCTCGATGACTGGATATG CTGACCTGAAGAGAACAATAGCAGTCCTTCTGGATGATATTTTGCAGCGTTTGGTGAAATTGGAAAGTAAAGTTGATGACTTTGTTGGAAATGGCTTGTCAGCTAACACCACCAATGGCACAAGTGGTAACCTGGTGCCGATGATCGCAAGTAAGCGCACCAGTACAACAGGCACTGTGAGATAG